From a region of the Sinorhizobium sp. B11 genome:
- a CDS encoding LysE family translocator, which produces MPDFTTLILFAAAALVLTATPGPDMLLIASRSISQGRTAGFLTYAGIALGTYCHALAAAFGLSQLLVAVPVAYEAVRWAGCLYLLYLAYKTIRSESTTFAPASTLRRLPGRRIFFAGLATNLLNPKMALFVIALFPQFVTAEGGSMGVQILVLASVLNGIGLVVNGAVILLGSQIRSRLGSMRRFPKLPQYLLAGVFTGLACRLALQTRN; this is translated from the coding sequence GCCGGACTTTACTACATTGATACTCTTTGCCGCCGCAGCGTTGGTGCTCACTGCAACGCCCGGTCCCGATATGCTGCTGATTGCCTCGCGCAGTATCAGCCAGGGACGCACAGCCGGATTTCTGACCTATGCAGGCATTGCTCTCGGCACCTATTGTCACGCGCTCGCCGCAGCTTTCGGGCTCTCGCAGCTCCTCGTGGCCGTGCCCGTTGCCTACGAGGCGGTGCGTTGGGCCGGTTGCCTCTATCTGCTTTATCTCGCCTACAAGACGATCCGTTCCGAAAGCACCACCTTTGCGCCGGCCTCGACACTGAGGCGGCTGCCGGGACGGCGCATCTTCTTTGCCGGTCTTGCGACAAATCTGCTCAATCCGAAAATGGCACTCTTCGTCATCGCGCTCTTTCCGCAATTCGTGACTGCCGAGGGCGGTTCGATGGGTGTGCAGATTCTGGTACTCGCTAGCGTGCTGAACGGCATCGGCCTTGTCGTCAACGGCGCAGTCATCCTGCTCGGCAGTCAGATCCGCTCGCGTCTGGGCTCGATGCGCCGCTTCCCGAAGCTGCCGCAATATCTGCTGGCTGGCGTATTCACCGGCCTCGCCTGCCGCCTCGCATTGCAGACGAGAAACTGA
- the alaS gene encoding alanine--tRNA ligase — MSGVNDIRSTFLDYFKKNGHEIVPSSPLVPRNDPTLMFTNAGMVQFKNVFTGLEKRPYSTATTSQKCVRAGGKHNDLDNVGYTARHLTFFEMLGNFSFGDYFKENAIELAWKLVTEGFDLPKNRLLVTVYSEDEEAATLWKKIAGFSDDKIIRIPTSDNFWQMGDTGPCGPCSEIFIDQGENVWGGPPGSPEEDGDRFLEFWNLVFMQFEQTEPGVRNPLPRPSIDTGMGLERMAAVLQGVQSVFDTDLFRTLTGTIEDAVGVKAEGSASHRVIADHLRSSAFLIADGVLPSNEGRGYVLRRIMRRAMRHAQLLGAKEPLMYRLLPTLVQEMGRAYPELVRAEALISETLKLEENRFRKTLERGLSLLSDATADLSKGDMLDGETAFKLYDTYGFPLDLTQDALRAREIGVDISGFTDAMERQKAEARSHWAGSGEKATETVWFELKEKHGATEFLGYDTETAEGVVQAIVKDGTVATEAKTGDKVQIVVNQTPFYGESGGQMGDTGVISSDHGKIEISDTQKKGEGLFVHLGTVIEGVVKAGEPVALTVDHARRSRLRANHSATHLLHEALREVLGTHVAQKGSLVAPERLRFDVSHPKPMTADELKVVEEMANQIVLQNAPVTTRLMSVDDAIAEGAMALFGEKYGDEVRVVSMGTGLHGAKANRPYSVELCGGTHVSATGQIGLVRILGESAVGAGVRRIEAVTGESAREYLAEQDDRVKTLAASLKVQPSEVLSRVEALMDERRKLEKELADAKRKLAMGGGQGGSADAVREVAGIKFLGKAVAGVDPKDLKGLADDGKASIGSGVVTLIGVSDDGKASAVVAVTADLVGRFSAVDLVRVASAALGGKGGGGRPDMAQAGGPDGAKADEALEAVAAALAG; from the coding sequence ATGAGCGGTGTAAACGATATCCGGTCGACCTTCCTCGACTACTTCAAGAAGAACGGCCACGAGATCGTTCCATCGAGCCCGCTCGTGCCGCGCAATGACCCGACGCTGATGTTCACCAATGCCGGCATGGTGCAGTTCAAGAATGTCTTCACCGGTCTCGAAAAGCGTCCCTATTCGACGGCGACGACCTCGCAGAAATGCGTGCGCGCCGGCGGCAAGCATAACGACCTCGACAATGTCGGCTATACTGCACGCCACCTGACCTTCTTCGAAATGCTCGGCAACTTCTCCTTCGGCGATTATTTCAAGGAGAATGCGATCGAGCTTGCGTGGAAGCTGGTCACCGAGGGCTTCGACCTGCCGAAGAACCGGCTGCTGGTCACCGTCTATTCCGAGGACGAGGAAGCTGCGACGCTCTGGAAGAAGATCGCGGGTTTCTCCGACGACAAGATCATCCGCATCCCGACCTCTGACAATTTCTGGCAGATGGGCGATACCGGCCCCTGCGGTCCGTGCTCGGAAATCTTCATCGACCAGGGCGAGAATGTCTGGGGCGGCCCTCCCGGTTCGCCGGAAGAAGATGGCGACCGGTTCCTGGAATTCTGGAACCTCGTCTTCATGCAGTTCGAACAAACCGAGCCCGGCGTTCGCAACCCGCTGCCGCGCCCGTCGATCGATACCGGCATGGGCCTGGAGCGTATGGCCGCCGTTCTGCAGGGCGTCCAGAGCGTCTTCGACACAGACCTGTTCCGCACGCTGACCGGCACGATCGAAGACGCTGTCGGCGTCAAGGCCGAGGGCAGCGCCAGCCACCGCGTCATTGCCGACCACCTGCGTTCGTCCGCCTTCCTGATCGCCGACGGCGTGCTGCCGTCGAATGAAGGCCGCGGCTATGTGCTGCGCCGTATCATGCGCCGCGCCATGCGCCATGCCCAGCTTCTCGGCGCCAAGGAGCCGCTGATGTACCGGCTGCTGCCGACGCTGGTGCAGGAGATGGGCCGCGCCTATCCGGAACTGGTGCGCGCAGAAGCGCTGATCTCCGAGACGCTGAAGCTTGAGGAAAACCGCTTCCGCAAGACGCTGGAACGCGGCCTGTCGCTCCTGTCGGACGCAACGGCCGATCTCTCCAAGGGCGACATGCTCGATGGCGAGACCGCCTTCAAGCTCTATGACACCTACGGCTTCCCGCTCGACCTGACGCAGGACGCGCTGCGCGCCCGCGAAATCGGCGTCGACATCTCGGGCTTCACCGATGCGATGGAGCGCCAGAAGGCCGAGGCACGCTCGCACTGGGCAGGTTCCGGCGAGAAGGCAACCGAAACCGTCTGGTTCGAACTCAAGGAAAAGCACGGCGCGACCGAATTCCTCGGTTACGACACCGAGACGGCCGAAGGCGTCGTGCAGGCGATCGTCAAGGACGGTACTGTCGCGACCGAAGCCAAGACCGGCGACAAGGTGCAGATCGTCGTCAACCAGACACCGTTCTACGGCGAGTCCGGCGGTCAGATGGGCGATACCGGCGTGATATCTTCCGACCACGGCAAGATCGAGATTTCGGATACGCAGAAGAAGGGCGAAGGCCTGTTCGTGCATCTGGGCACCGTCATCGAAGGCGTGGTCAAGGCCGGCGAGCCTGTCGCGCTGACAGTCGATCACGCCCGCCGCTCGCGCCTGCGCGCCAACCACTCGGCAACCCATCTCCTGCATGAGGCGCTGCGCGAAGTGCTCGGTACGCACGTTGCCCAGAAGGGTTCGCTGGTCGCGCCCGAGCGCCTGCGCTTCGACGTTTCGCATCCGAAGCCGATGACGGCTGACGAACTCAAGGTCGTCGAAGAGATGGCCAATCAGATCGTGCTGCAGAATGCTCCGGTCACGACCCGCCTGATGAGCGTCGACGATGCCATTGCAGAAGGCGCCATGGCGCTCTTCGGCGAAAAATACGGCGATGAAGTGCGTGTCGTGTCGATGGGGACGGGTCTGCATGGCGCCAAAGCCAACAGGCCCTATTCGGTCGAACTCTGTGGCGGCACGCATGTGTCGGCAACCGGCCAGATCGGTCTCGTGCGCATCCTCGGCGAAAGCGCCGTCGGCGCCGGCGTTCGTCGTATCGAAGCGGTCACCGGTGAATCGGCCCGCGAATATCTCGCCGAACAGGACGATCGGGTGAAGACGCTGGCCGCCTCGCTGAAGGTGCAGCCGTCGGAAGTGCTGTCGCGTGTCGAGGCGCTGATGGATGAGCGCCGCAAGCTCGAAAAGGAACTGGCCGATGCCAAGCGCAAGCTCGCCATGGGCGGCGGGCAGGGCGGGTCTGCCGATGCCGTGCGCGAGGTCGCCGGCATCAAGTTCCTCGGCAAGGCCGTGGCCGGCGTTGATCCGAAGGATCTCAAGGGGCTTGCTGATGACGGCAAGGCAAGCATCGGCTCTGGCGTCGTGACGCTGATCGGTGTTTCCGACGATGGCAAGGCCAGTGCCGTCGTGGCCGTGACGGCCGATCTCGTCGGCCGTTTCAGCGCTGTCGATCTGGTGCGCGTCGCTTCTGCTGCTCTCGGCGGCAAGGGCGGCGGCGGCCGTCCCGACATGGCGCAGGCCGGCGGCCCAGATGGTGCCAAGGCTGACGAGGCGCTTGAGGCCGTTGCGGCCGCACTCGCAGGCTGA
- the recA gene encoding recombinase RecA → MSQNSLRLVEDKSVDKSKALEAALSQIERSFGKGSIMKLGSNENIVEIETVSTGSLSLDIALGIGGLPKGRIIEIYGPESSGKTTLALQTIAEAQKKGGICAFVDAEHALDPVYARKLGVDLQNLLISQPDTGEQALEITDTLVRSGAIDVLVVDSVAALTPRAEIEGEMGDNLPGMQARLMSQALRKLTASISKSNTMVIFINQIRMKIGVMFGSPETTTGGNALKFYASVRLDIRRIGQVKEREEVIGNQTRVKVVKNKMAPPFKQVEFDIMYGEGVSKTGELIDLGVKAGIVEKSGAWFSYNSQRLGQGRENAKIFLRDNPDLAREIETALRQNAGLIADRFLQNGGPDAGDDAGDGDM, encoded by the coding sequence ATGTCTCAGAATTCATTGCGGCTCGTAGAGGACAAATCGGTGGACAAAAGCAAGGCGCTCGAAGCGGCACTCTCACAGATCGAGCGGTCGTTCGGCAAGGGCTCGATCATGAAACTCGGCTCGAACGAGAACATCGTCGAGATCGAAACGGTTTCCACAGGTTCGCTCAGCCTCGATATCGCCCTCGGCATCGGCGGTCTGCCGAAGGGTCGCATCATTGAGATCTACGGTCCGGAAAGCTCTGGTAAGACGACGCTCGCCCTGCAGACGATTGCCGAAGCGCAGAAGAAGGGCGGCATCTGCGCCTTCGTCGATGCCGAACATGCACTCGATCCGGTCTATGCCCGCAAGCTCGGCGTCGACCTGCAGAACCTCCTGATCTCGCAGCCCGACACCGGCGAACAGGCGCTCGAAATCACCGATACGCTGGTGCGCTCCGGCGCGATCGACGTTCTCGTCGTCGACTCCGTGGCAGCGCTGACGCCGCGCGCCGAAATCGAAGGCGAAATGGGCGACAACCTGCCGGGCATGCAGGCCCGCCTGATGAGCCAGGCGCTGCGCAAGCTGACGGCTTCGATCTCCAAGTCGAATACGATGGTGATCTTCATCAACCAAATCCGCATGAAGATCGGCGTCATGTTCGGTTCGCCGGAAACGACGACAGGCGGCAACGCGCTGAAGTTCTATGCCTCCGTCCGCCTCGACATTCGCCGTATCGGCCAGGTCAAGGAACGCGAAGAGGTCATCGGCAACCAGACGCGCGTCAAGGTCGTCAAGAACAAGATGGCGCCTCCCTTCAAGCAGGTCGAATTCGACATCATGTATGGCGAGGGCGTTTCCAAGACCGGCGAACTGATCGACCTCGGCGTCAAGGCCGGCATCGTCGAGAAGTCGGGCGCCTGGTTCTCCTATAACAGCCAGCGTCTCGGCCAGGGCCGCGAAAACGCCAAGATCTTCCTGCGCGACAATCCGGATCTCGCCCGCGAGATCGAAACGGCGCTGCGCCAGAATGCCGGCCTGATCGCCGACCGCTTCCTGCAGAATGGCGGTCCGGATGCCGGCGATGATGCTGGCGATGGCGACATGTAA
- a CDS encoding carbohydrate kinase family protein yields MSGKILVLGGAHIDRRGRIAGETAPGASNPGSWFEEPGGGGFNAARNLARLGFDVTMISPRGGDPIGEMVSEAADFAGINDRPFVFLDRKTPSYTAVIEKDGNLVIALADMELYRFFVPRRLSIRWVRDAFAATDFILFDANLPEETAAAIVARAKALGKPVAAIAISPAKVVRLLPCLGGIDYLFMNEAEAAALTGKRPDDAAGWPSLLGDIGIGGAVVTRGQRELVAFKNGRALLLQPPISDNVADVTGAGDSLAAGTLSALMRGHPLEEAVRHGAAAAALTVQSRHAVNENLAPNLLRDMLSLVPAARILQ; encoded by the coding sequence ATGAGCGGCAAGATTCTTGTCCTCGGCGGCGCCCATATCGATCGTCGCGGCCGTATCGCCGGTGAGACGGCACCGGGCGCCAGCAACCCCGGCTCATGGTTCGAGGAGCCGGGCGGCGGCGGCTTCAACGCGGCCCGCAATCTTGCCCGTCTCGGATTCGACGTGACGATGATCTCCCCGCGCGGCGGCGATCCGATCGGCGAGATGGTGAGCGAGGCGGCCGACTTTGCCGGCATCAACGACCGTCCTTTCGTCTTCCTCGACCGCAAGACGCCGAGCTATACGGCTGTTATCGAGAAGGACGGCAATCTCGTCATCGCGCTCGCCGACATGGAACTCTACCGCTTCTTCGTGCCGCGCCGCCTGTCGATCCGCTGGGTGCGCGATGCCTTCGCCGCCACCGATTTCATCCTCTTCGATGCCAACCTACCGGAGGAAACCGCAGCCGCGATCGTTGCAAGGGCTAAGGCGCTCGGCAAGCCGGTCGCGGCAATTGCCATTTCACCGGCCAAGGTCGTGCGTCTCCTGCCCTGCCTCGGAGGCATCGACTATCTCTTCATGAATGAGGCCGAGGCTGCAGCCCTCACCGGCAAGCGGCCGGACGACGCTGCCGGCTGGCCGTCGTTGCTCGGTGACATCGGCATCGGCGGCGCGGTCGTCACCCGCGGCCAGCGCGAGCTTGTCGCCTTCAAGAACGGTCGCGCACTTCTCCTGCAGCCGCCGATTTCTGACAATGTGGCCGATGTCACAGGCGCGGGAGATTCGCTCGCAGCAGGCACACTGTCTGCCTTGATGCGCGGCCATCCGCTCGAAGAAGCGGTCCGCCATGGTGCGGCGGCAGCCGCCCTCACCGTCCAGTCGCGGCATGCGGTGAACGAAAATCTCGCGCCGAACCTTCTTCGCGACATGCTTTCGCTTGTCCCGGCCGCCAGAATTCTGCAATGA
- a CDS encoding pseudouridine-5'-phosphate glycosidase, giving the protein MTKPISPLLPISYSKEVAAAKQRGAPIVALESTIITHGMPYPGNIEMARSVEAIIRDQGAVPATIAVIHGTLHIGLETAELEQLAKAKDVMKVSRADIAFAIAERRTGATTVAATMIAAARAGIKVFATGGIGGVHRGAEETFDISADLEELARTGVIVVCAGAKAILDIPKTLEVLETRGVPVVTYESDEFPAFWSRSSGIRSPLTLNSPAAIANFQTTREQLGIDGGMLIANPVPEADEIAREEMEIYIERALDSAERDEITGKAVTPYLLSTIFDLTDGQSLKTNIALVENNARLAAEIAVALGE; this is encoded by the coding sequence ATGACCAAACCTATCTCGCCCCTCCTGCCGATCTCCTATTCCAAGGAAGTCGCCGCCGCCAAGCAGCGCGGCGCACCGATCGTGGCGCTCGAATCGACCATCATCACCCACGGCATGCCCTACCCCGGCAATATCGAAATGGCGCGCAGCGTCGAAGCGATCATCCGCGACCAGGGCGCCGTTCCTGCCACCATCGCCGTGATCCACGGCACGCTGCATATCGGCCTGGAGACCGCCGAACTGGAACAGCTCGCCAAGGCCAAGGACGTGATGAAAGTATCGCGCGCCGATATCGCCTTCGCGATCGCCGAACGCCGCACGGGTGCAACGACTGTCGCTGCCACGATGATTGCCGCGGCACGCGCCGGCATCAAGGTCTTCGCGACCGGCGGCATCGGCGGCGTGCATCGCGGTGCCGAAGAAACCTTTGACATCTCCGCCGACTTGGAAGAACTGGCCCGCACCGGCGTCATCGTCGTCTGTGCCGGCGCCAAGGCGATCCTCGATATTCCGAAGACGCTGGAAGTGCTGGAGACCCGCGGCGTGCCCGTCGTCACCTATGAAAGCGATGAATTCCCGGCCTTCTGGTCGCGCTCCTCAGGCATCCGCAGCCCGCTGACCCTGAACAGCCCGGCAGCGATCGCCAATTTCCAGACGACGCGCGAACAGCTTGGTATCGACGGCGGCATGTTAATTGCCAATCCGGTACCGGAAGCCGACGAAATTGCCCGCGAGGAAATGGAAATCTATATCGAACGCGCCCTCGACAGCGCCGAGCGTGACGAGATCACCGGCAAGGCGGTGACGCCTTACCTGCTGAGCACGATCTTCGACCTGACGGATGGCCAGAGCCTGAAGACGAATATCGCGCTCGTGGAGAACAATGCGCGGCTGGCGGCAGAGATTGCCGTCGCACTCGGCGAATAA
- a CDS encoding response regulator: MTKSRQVDDYNAPLVDRGGRSGTAIRIILLAIVLIAAAAAFVFFKDSLGNELVLGCLGVLAMVGIFFLVSSVIGFIEVMPQRQSDSLARAFLNSHPDGSLITDEKGRIVYANAAYGALTGARKATEVQTLETLLSRHRESNEALYRLVNGLREGREGREEFRLLRAVGPGSSAGAHWYRLKARLLQPDDGDGKPLQIWQITDITAEREDQERFFKELQNAIDYLDHAPSGFFSAGRKGEIFYLNATLAEWLGLDLTKFMPGSMNIGDLVAGEGLALIQSVQAEPGLKKTVTLDLDLRKSNGQSLPVQIIHRVTSMRDGAPGESRTIVLTRDKDGENGQSASAAAMRFTRFFNNTPMAIASVDGKGKILRTNAPFLKLFSNIVSRDDLERGALMETIVQESDRPQLAAALAAAKDRQGDIAPIDSRTPTDDARFFRFYVNAVIDQSDEAPEEAAIVYAVEVTEQKALEAQMAQTQKMNAVGTLAGGIAHDFNNVLTAILLSSDHLLLQARPADASFADLMEIKRNANRAAVLVRQLLAFSRKQTMRPTVLNLTDVVGDLRMLVDRLISGTNVKLDVEYGRDLWPVKTDLSQFEQVLINLSVNARDAMPKGGTLTLRTRNLPAAEVAAFNYSYMPHEDMVLVEVTDTGTGIAPEIMDKIFEPFFTTKEVGKGTGLGLAMVYGIVKQSGGYIQPESEVGKGTTFRIFLPRHIVEPAVAAEAEAADQAVAAGGANVVELVQPKQPEDLTGSAVILLVEDEEAVRRGGKRMLETRGYTVHEAGSGVEALEIMEELEGKVDIVVSDVVMPEMDGPSLLRELRKNYPDLKFIFVSGYAEDAFARNLPPEAKFGFLPKPFSLKQLAVAVKETLDS; this comes from the coding sequence ATGACGAAATCGCGTCAGGTCGACGACTATAACGCGCCGCTTGTGGATCGTGGGGGGCGTTCTGGCACGGCGATACGCATCATTCTGCTGGCGATCGTGCTGATTGCGGCGGCGGCAGCCTTCGTCTTCTTCAAAGATTCGCTCGGCAACGAGCTGGTACTCGGCTGTCTCGGCGTTCTCGCCATGGTCGGCATCTTCTTCCTCGTTTCCTCCGTTATCGGCTTCATCGAGGTCATGCCGCAGCGCCAGTCCGACAGCCTGGCGCGCGCTTTCCTGAACAGCCATCCGGACGGTTCGCTGATCACAGACGAGAAGGGCCGCATCGTCTACGCCAACGCCGCCTACGGGGCGCTGACGGGCGCACGCAAGGCAACAGAGGTGCAGACGCTGGAAACGCTGCTGTCGCGCCACCGCGAATCGAATGAGGCGCTCTACCGCCTCGTGAACGGCTTGCGTGAAGGCCGGGAGGGGCGCGAGGAATTCCGCCTGCTGCGCGCAGTCGGACCGGGAAGCAGCGCTGGCGCACATTGGTATCGTCTCAAGGCCCGTCTGCTGCAGCCTGACGATGGCGACGGCAAGCCGCTGCAGATCTGGCAGATCACCGATATCACCGCCGAGCGCGAGGACCAGGAGCGCTTCTTCAAGGAGCTGCAGAACGCGATCGACTATCTCGACCACGCTCCGTCGGGCTTCTTTTCCGCCGGGCGCAAGGGCGAAATCTTCTATCTCAATGCGACGCTTGCCGAATGGCTGGGGCTCGACCTCACCAAGTTCATGCCGGGCTCAATGAATATCGGCGATCTCGTCGCCGGCGAGGGGCTGGCGCTGATCCAGTCGGTGCAAGCCGAACCGGGTCTGAAGAAGACTGTCACGCTCGATCTTGACCTGCGCAAATCGAACGGCCAGAGCCTGCCGGTGCAGATCATCCACCGCGTCACTTCCATGCGCGACGGGGCGCCGGGCGAAAGCCGCACCATCGTGCTCACGCGCGACAAGGATGGCGAGAACGGGCAATCGGCCTCGGCAGCCGCCATGCGCTTCACCCGCTTCTTCAACAATACGCCGATGGCGATTGCCTCCGTCGACGGCAAGGGCAAGATCCTGCGCACCAATGCGCCTTTCCTGAAGCTCTTCTCCAATATCGTCTCGCGTGACGATCTGGAGCGCGGCGCGCTGATGGAAACGATCGTGCAGGAGAGCGACCGGCCGCAGCTTGCCGCAGCGCTTGCCGCCGCCAAGGACCGGCAGGGCGACATCGCCCCGATCGATTCCCGCACGCCGACCGACGATGCACGCTTCTTCCGCTTCTACGTGAATGCCGTGATCGACCAGAGCGACGAGGCGCCCGAGGAGGCGGCCATCGTCTATGCGGTGGAAGTGACCGAGCAGAAGGCGCTCGAAGCGCAGATGGCGCAGACGCAGAAGATGAATGCGGTCGGCACGCTCGCCGGCGGTATCGCGCATGACTTCAACAATGTGCTGACGGCGATCCTGCTTTCCTCCGACCATCTGCTCCTACAGGCACGGCCGGCCGATGCAAGCTTTGCCGATCTCATGGAGATCAAACGCAACGCCAACCGTGCGGCCGTTCTCGTGCGCCAGCTGCTCGCCTTCTCGCGCAAGCAGACGATGCGGCCGACGGTGCTCAACCTCACCGATGTCGTCGGCGATCTTCGCATGCTGGTCGACCGGCTGATTTCAGGCACGAACGTCAAGCTCGACGTCGAATATGGCCGCGATCTCTGGCCGGTCAAAACCGATCTCTCGCAGTTCGAGCAGGTGCTGATCAATCTCAGTGTCAATGCGCGCGATGCGATGCCGAAGGGCGGCACGCTGACGCTGCGCACGCGTAATCTGCCGGCCGCCGAAGTCGCCGCCTTCAACTACTCCTACATGCCGCATGAGGACATGGTGCTGGTGGAAGTGACCGATACCGGCACCGGAATTGCGCCCGAGATCATGGACAAGATCTTCGAGCCTTTCTTCACGACAAAGGAAGTGGGCAAGGGTACCGGTCTCGGCCTCGCCATGGTCTACGGTATCGTCAAGCAGTCCGGCGGCTATATCCAGCCGGAATCGGAAGTCGGCAAGGGCACCACCTTCCGCATCTTCCTGCCGCGCCATATCGTCGAACCGGCCGTTGCCGCCGAGGCGGAGGCAGCCGATCAGGCGGTTGCGGCGGGTGGCGCGAACGTCGTGGAACTGGTGCAGCCGAAGCAGCCCGAAGACCTGACGGGCTCCGCCGTCATCCTGCTCGTCGAGGACGAGGAAGCGGTGCGGCGCGGCGGCAAGCGCATGCTGGAGACCCGTGGCTACACGGTCCACGAGGCCGGCTCCGGCGTCGAGGCCCTCGAGATCATGGAGGAGCTCGAAGGCAAGGTGGATATCGTCGTCTCCGACGTGGTGATGCCCGAGATGGACGGACCATCGCTGCTGCGCGAGCTGCGCAAGAACTATCCGGATCTGAAGTTCATTTTCGTATCCGGTTACGCCGAGGATGCGTTCGCCCGCAACCTGCCGCCGGAAGCCAAGTTCGGCTTCCTGCCGAAGCCATTCTCGCTGAAGCAACTGGCTGTGGCGGTGAAAGAGACGCTGGACAGCTGA